The DNA region CATGGATTTTTTTTGTTTTATCCATGTTAATCCGCCCAATCCTGGTTCGCATGTAAGGAAAACATCGGAGATAAACGATGCGGCAGTTTTTCATGATTCTCACGCGGCAAACTCGCGCCCTCACGGTTTTTCTCGCTTTACTCCTGACCATTCCCGTGTCACTTGGCGCTCAGACCGCCCAACTGCAACCCCGCGGCGCATTCGCATCCTACGAGATCACGGAGATGGCGGTGAACAACTTCCGCAATTTCGCAGGCGAGGCTGGCTTTCGCTTCGACCAAAAGCACCAGGTACGTCTCACTGTCATGGAAGTTGCGGTTTCGGAGCGCGACCTCGCGGGGTGGTGGTCCGCCGCAGTCGAAGGCAAAGGCGTCGAGGGCTACCTGCGGGTGTATGAGATGAGCGTCGACCGATTTTTCGGGGGCAACTGGTACTACGGCGCCAATGCCGGCTACATTGCAAACGAATTCCGGCACGTGACCCTTCTCCAGCGGATCTGGAACGAAACCCTGACCGCCGGGATCGCAATCGGCTACTCCCGGGCGAACCTGTTCGGAATTCGCCGCCTGCACATCAATCTCACGATGCCCGTACGCTTCTACTTCAACGGGATCGAAGAGACGAAGCTCGGCGATGCGACTGTGCGAACCCACAAGATTGTGCCGAATACTTGGCTCTTCATCGGTTACAAGTTCTGATGCCTAACTCGTTGGTGAAAACTTTCACCCGACTCTATGCAGCAAGGCAAGCAGAGTTTTATCCTGACTCTTAACACAATAGCAACTGGATAGAATTTATGTTAATCAAAAGAATTTGTACATTGGGCTTCGCCGCGTTGGCGTTTTTTGCAACACGCGCGCTGAGCCAGGACCCGGTTCCGCTTTATCCGAAGAACTACAAGGTTCTCCTGGAAAACGATCGCGTGCGGGTGATCGACTTCGTTTTGAGGAAGGGTGACACCGAAGACTTCCACTCGCACCGGCCCCACGTGGCGTACATTCTCACCGGCTTCAAGATTCGCTTCACTTTTCCGGATGGCCGCACGGTGGTTCGCGAGACGAAAGCGGGCGACGTGCTGTTCAGCGAGGCGGTGACGCACTCGCCGGTGAACATCGGCGACAGCGATGCGCACGGAATTATGGTGGAGCTGAAAGAGCAGAGCGGAATGGGCATGAACGGAAATAATTCCGAGGAATTGCTGACCGCGGTGACGTTCATTCATGGCTTGGAGGGCAAGGAAGAAGAGATGAAGAATCATTTGCTCTCGCTCACGGCTCCAACGTTGGCTGAGCCGGGCTGCCTCACGTACGAGCTTTATCAATCACCGGAAAAGAAAAACGAGTTCATGCGCTACGAAGTCTGGCGCAACGACGAGGCGTTGGAGCTGCACAAGATGATGCCGCATCTGAAAGCTTCATTCGAATTGCGCAAGCACCAGGGTTGGACGACCGAAATCACGCGCTGGCGACGAGTCCGGCAATAGGAGAAAGCAATGAGTGCTGAGTCAATGGTCATTCAGGCGGAAAGTATGACATCGATAGCCAGGAGAATGTCGAAGAAATGAATCGAGCAAGATGCGCTTTTCTCTTTTTGTTGATTCTTGCCGCATTGGTGAACGCGCAAAATCCTTCTGCAAAATTTTATTCTCAGACAAGCAGCTTTTTCGGCAAATACGTTCACGAAGGTCGGGTCAATTATGCGGCCATCAAAAAGAATCCGCGAGCAATGCAGGAAATTGTTACTACGCTGGCCAATTTTGACTTAAAAAGCCTGACTGACGCCAATGGCGAAAAGGCCTTCTGGATAAACGCCTATAATCTGCTGGTTATCAGCTCTGTGGTCAGCCGCTACCCCGTCAAATCTCCGTTGGACATTTCGGGTTTCTTTGATCGCGCCAAGCATCGCGTTGCCGGCGATTCGCTGACATTGAATGAAATTGAAAACGACAAGCTGCGCAAAAAATTCAATGACGCGCGCATTCATTTCGCGCTGGTGTGCGCGGCCAAAGGTTGTCCAACTCTGCTCGATTACGCATACCTCAGCGAGAATTTGGACGAGCAACTCGACTTGCGCGCCCGGGCGACACTCAACGATGCCGCGTACGTGCGCGTGAACTCCGGCGCCCGGAAGGTTCTTCTCTCGGAGATTTTCAGATGGTACGAGGCCGATTTCGCCAGCGGAGGGAGAACGGTTATCGACTACATGAATCAATATCGCACCGAGAAAATCCCAATTGATTTCTCGATCGACTTGATTCCTTACGATTGGACCTTGAATGCGTCTTCCGAATAGGAAACGCCGCGACCGCAAATTAGCAAAGGATTGCCCTGTGCAACACCTAAAACGCTTTCTCTTAACAACCGCCCTTTTTCTGGTGGCCTGCGTTGGCACTGATTTCATCGCGGAGCCGGCCATGACGGTGCCGGCACGGATAGTCATCGCTCCAACGAACACGGCCGTGGAGGTGGGCAAAACCACCGGCTTTCAGGCCGTCTACTATGACAACCAGGGAATTCAAATTCCTGATGTCGCGTTGCAGTGGAGCAGCTCCGATCCGAACATTGCTTCGATAGACACCACCGGCCAGGCCTCGGGCCACGACACCGGTCAAACGAAAATCACCGCCCGTGCGCGTGGGGTGACGAGCGGCGCGGCCATCCTGACGGTGGTGGCCAACCCCAATCAAGTTGCCCGTGTCGTCGTTGTGCCGGACAGTGGCAACATCGGTATTGGCGAAATGCTGCAATTCGCGGCCATCGCCCAAAACTTGAACGGCCAGGTGTTGAGCGGCAGATCTGTCAATTGGCGCAGCTCGGATGCAACCATCGCGACGGTGAGCAGCACCGGTTTGGCAACCGGTTTCAAGCCAGGCGGAGTGAATATCATCGCGACAGTCGAAGGCGTCGAAAGTTCGGCAGTTCGTCTCACCATTTTGGGAACAAGCCGTAGCGGCACGTTTACTGGAAATCCCAACACCTCTTATAACGTCAGCGGCACGGCCACGCTCGAGCAACAGGCGAATGGCAGTCTCGTCCTGCGATTGGGCAGCGATTTCAGCAGCAGCAATGGCCCGCGACTCGAAGTTTTTCTCTCTACCACCAGCACCGTTGGCAGCAACAGTCTCAATCTTGGCCGGCTGCAGCGAACTTCCGGCGCGCAGAGTTACAACGTGCCGGCCGGCGTGCCGCTGACAACTTACAACTGGGTGATCATTCACTGCGTGCCGTTCAATGTAACATTTGGCCATGCGCAGTTGCGATAGAGCCTCCGGCGGTTCCCGGGTTGGCTGGCTAATGGAAGCTATGCCGGTAATCGGGTCAAGCGAAGAACCAGGCGGCAAAACAGAAGGAAAAAAACTGTGAAACGCACTTTCGTTTATATGGCCACCCTCGCGGGTCTTATCCTGGACTCCGGCGGCGCTCATGCCGGCGCCTGGACACAAAGACGCGGCTTGGGCTACTACGAGCTGAAGTTCTATTTTATTCGCGCCGATCGTTACTATGAGCCGGATGGCAATGTCATCACCATTCCGACTTTGGGAGAGTATACCTTTAGCTTCTACGGCGAATATGGCCTCACTGAGTGGCTGACCCTGGTGGGGGAAATTCCCGTCTGTAAGCACATCTCGCTCAACCGCCAAGTCGGCCGCAGCACCGGTTTTGTCTATTTTCCCGGCGACTCGGTCAGCGGAATTGCCGACGCCGAAATTGGCGTGCGTGTCGGCTTGCTGCGCAGCGGGCCTACGGTGCTCAGCGCCGGTCTGAAGTTCGGTTTGCCATTTGGCGACAACAGCCAGCCGAACGGTTTGCTCACCGGCGACCGCGAGTTCAACCAAATCCTCTCGCTGCAGCTGGGGCATTCCTTCCATCCGATGCCGATGTACTTCACCAGTGAGGCCGGCGTCAACAACCGCGCGAACGGCTATTCGGATGAGTTTCGTTACGAGGCGGAGCTTGGCTGCACGATTGGCCGCGCCCTGAGTGTCAATTTGAAAGTGAACGGGACGGAGCCATTCCGCAACGGCGATGACACGGTCACCGGCGGCATGGGCGGCTTGTATGCGAACAACCAACGATATCTCGCATATGGCCCGGGGGTGTTTTACAGTTTCT from bacterium includes:
- a CDS encoding antibiotic biosynthesis monooxygenase, with the protein product MLIKRICTLGFAALAFFATRALSQDPVPLYPKNYKVLLENDRVRVIDFVLRKGDTEDFHSHRPHVAYILTGFKIRFTFPDGRTVVRETKAGDVLFSEAVTHSPVNIGDSDAHGIMVELKEQSGMGMNGNNSEELLTAVTFIHGLEGKEEEMKNHLLSLTAPTLAEPGCLTYELYQSPEKKNEFMRYEVWRNDEALELHKMMPHLKASFELRKHQGWTTEITRWRRVRQ
- a CDS encoding DUF547 domain-containing protein produces the protein MLILAALVNAQNPSAKFYSQTSSFFGKYVHEGRVNYAAIKKNPRAMQEIVTTLANFDLKSLTDANGEKAFWINAYNLLVISSVVSRYPVKSPLDISGFFDRAKHRVAGDSLTLNEIENDKLRKKFNDARIHFALVCAAKGCPTLLDYAYLSENLDEQLDLRARATLNDAAYVRVNSGARKVLLSEIFRWYEADFASGGRTVIDYMNQYRTEKIPIDFSIDLIPYDWTLNASSE
- a CDS encoding DM13 domain-containing protein — translated: MQHLKRFLLTTALFLVACVGTDFIAEPAMTVPARIVIAPTNTAVEVGKTTGFQAVYYDNQGIQIPDVALQWSSSDPNIASIDTTGQASGHDTGQTKITARARGVTSGAAILTVVANPNQVARVVVVPDSGNIGIGEMLQFAAIAQNLNGQVLSGRSVNWRSSDATIATVSSTGLATGFKPGGVNIIATVEGVESSAVRLTILGTSRSGTFTGNPNTSYNVSGTATLEQQANGSLVLRLGSDFSSSNGPRLEVFLSTTSTVGSNSLNLGRLQRTSGAQSYNVPAGVPLTTYNWVIIHCVPFNVTFGHAQLR
- a CDS encoding transporter; translated protein: MKRTFVYMATLAGLILDSGGAHAGAWTQRRGLGYYELKFYFIRADRYYEPDGNVITIPTLGEYTFSFYGEYGLTEWLTLVGEIPVCKHISLNRQVGRSTGFVYFPGDSVSGIADAEIGVRVGLLRSGPTVLSAGLKFGLPFGDNSQPNGLLTGDREFNQILSLQLGHSFHPMPMYFTSEAGVNNRANGYSDEFRYEAELGCTIGRALSVNLKVNGTEPFRNGDDTVTGGMGGLYANNQRYLAYGPGVFYSFYQNFGINARVAFAAYGENVLAKPQYFFGFFLKQ